The following proteins are encoded in a genomic region of Vicugna pacos chromosome 16, VicPac4, whole genome shotgun sequence:
- the LOC102527702 gene encoding CMRF35-like molecule 1, whose amino-acid sequence MHLLLLFLLILWLSGSAAITGPKAVRGLEQGSLTVQCRYGPGWETHVKWWCRGAHWGSCKFVVETTGSEKEVKKDRVSIKDNQKNRSFTVTMEKLRLNDADTYWCGIERFGTDLGVPVKVTVDPAPTTVPTTTSTTTTFTAPVTTGDTRGHPSDGSSSVFMNLSVLIPLVFAVLLFLLMVASLVAWRMMKRQKKAAEISAEQVLQPLESDICYANLSLQQTGNSSGSSRKKASRSSSSSAQANQVEVEYVTMAPFPREDIAYAALSLDTSDQEPTYSNMGYLSTHVPSSSHEEPTEYSTIRKP is encoded by the exons GTTCAGCTGCCATCACGGGTCCAAAAGCAGTGAGAGGCCTGGAGCAGGGCTCGTTGACTGTGCAGTGTCGATATGGCCCTGGGTGGGAGACCCATGTGAAGTGGTGGTGTCGAGGAGCTCACTGGGGCAGCTGCAAGTTCGTTGTTGAAACCACTGGATCAGAGAAGGAGGTGAAGAAGGACCGTGTGTCCATCAAGGACAATCAGAAAAATCGCTCGTTCACTGTGACCATGGAGAAGCTCAGGCTGAACGATGCAGACACTTACTGGTGTGGGATTGAGAGATTTGGAACTGACCTGGGCGTCCCAGTTAAAGTGACCGTTGACCCAG CACCAACTACAGTGCCGACCACCACCTCCACTACCACCACGTTCACAGCGCCAGTCACCACGGGAGACACCAGAGGCCACCCCTCCGACGGCAGCAG CAGTGTCTTCATGAATCTCAGCGTCCTCATTCCCCTCGTCTTTGCTGTGTTGCTGTTTCTGTTGATGGTGGCCTCACTTGTGGCTTGGAGAATGATGAAGCGACAAAAGAAAG ctGCTGAGATATCCGCAGAGCAG GTGCTTCAGCCCCTGGAGAGCGACATCTGCTATGCAAACTTGAGCCTTCAGCAGACTGGAAACTCCTCTGGCTCCTCCCGGAAGAAGGCCTCCAGGAGCTCCTCCTCTTCTGCTCAGGCCAACCAAGTGGAAGTGGAGTATGTCACCATG GCTCCCTTCCCCAGGGAGGACATTGCGTATGCAGCTCTGTCTTTGGACACCTCGGATCAGGAGCCAACCTACAGCAACATGGGGTACCTTAGCACCCACGTTCCCAGCAGTAGCCATGAGGAGCCCACGGAATACAGCACCATCAGGAAGCCTTAG